One window from the genome of Pseudomonas fluorescens encodes:
- a CDS encoding extensin family protein: protein MRFLKALAIVALLVGFAVLAVWRGWVALPPQWNPWAPLDVNLAPNLLTRFKLMALRNDPQLCDQALATSGLRTARQADSGANTSCPLTNVLRVQGGEVALSSSFLASCPLAVAFALFERHGLQPAAVAAYGQRVTRVDHLGSFACRNMYGRESGARSQHATASALDIAGFRLADGRTISVLRDWPKDNADARFLRQARDGACDMFSVVLSPDYNAAHRNHFHLDVGPWWICR from the coding sequence GTGCGGTTTTTGAAAGCTCTTGCGATCGTAGCACTGCTCGTTGGCTTTGCCGTGCTGGCGGTATGGCGTGGCTGGGTGGCGCTGCCGCCCCAATGGAATCCCTGGGCGCCCTTGGACGTCAATCTCGCGCCCAACCTGCTGACCCGCTTCAAACTCATGGCCCTGCGCAATGATCCGCAGTTGTGTGACCAGGCCCTCGCCACCTCGGGGCTGCGCACCGCGCGCCAGGCCGACAGCGGCGCCAATACGTCGTGCCCGTTGACCAACGTGTTGAGGGTGCAGGGCGGTGAGGTGGCGCTGAGCAGCAGTTTCCTCGCCAGTTGCCCGCTGGCGGTGGCGTTCGCGCTGTTCGAGCGCCATGGGTTGCAGCCGGCGGCAGTGGCGGCCTACGGGCAGAGAGTGACGCGGGTCGATCACCTCGGCAGTTTCGCCTGCCGCAACATGTACGGTCGTGAGAGCGGTGCGCGTAGCCAGCACGCCACCGCCAGTGCGTTGGATATCGCCGGGTTTCGCCTGGCCGATGGGCGCACGATCAGCGTGCTCAGGGACTGGCCCAAGGACAATGCCGATGCGCGCTTTCTGCGTCAGGCACGGGACGGCGCCTGCGATATGTTCAGTGTGGTGTTGAGTCCGGATTACAACGCGGCGCACCGCAACCATTTTCATCTGGACGTGGGGCCATGGTGGATCTGTCGCTGA
- a CDS encoding isocitrate lyase/PEP mutase family protein: MDAQTRRAQAFKALHEREGAFVIPNPWDAGSAKMLASLGFEALATTSAGHAFSLGRPDGALGLEDTLANVRAIVAATDLPVAVDLENGFADAPEDCARNLLRAAQAGAVGGSIEDATGREDSPIYCFDHAVARVKAAAEAVRSLPYPFLLTARAENFLHGNLDLDDTIRRLKAFAEAGADVLYAPGLSSAGQVLAVVQAVAPKPVNVLMSGALDLTVAQLSELGVKRISVGSALALAAYGEFFRAAEEIQEQGTFTFTRRSMPFKQANQLFKG; encoded by the coding sequence ATGGATGCGCAAACTCGTCGAGCCCAGGCGTTCAAGGCCTTGCACGAACGCGAAGGGGCCTTTGTCATTCCCAACCCGTGGGATGCCGGCTCGGCCAAGATGCTGGCCAGCCTCGGCTTTGAAGCCTTGGCCACCACCAGTGCCGGTCATGCCTTTTCCTTGGGCCGACCCGACGGCGCGCTGGGTCTGGAGGACACGTTGGCTAACGTACGGGCGATTGTGGCGGCCACTGACCTGCCGGTGGCCGTCGACCTGGAGAACGGTTTTGCCGATGCCCCCGAGGATTGCGCGCGTAACCTGCTCCGTGCGGCGCAGGCCGGTGCGGTGGGTGGTTCGATCGAGGATGCCACGGGGCGTGAAGACAGTCCGATCTATTGCTTCGACCACGCCGTGGCGCGGGTCAAGGCCGCCGCCGAGGCCGTGCGCAGCTTGCCGTATCCCTTCCTGCTGACGGCCCGGGCGGAAAACTTCCTGCACGGCAATCTGGATCTGGACGACACCATTCGCCGCTTGAAGGCTTTCGCGGAGGCGGGGGCCGACGTGCTGTACGCCCCGGGGCTGAGCAGCGCCGGGCAAGTGCTCGCAGTGGTGCAGGCCGTGGCACCGAAACCGGTGAATGTACTGATGTCCGGGGCGCTGGACCTGACCGTCGCGCAGTTGAGCGAGTTGGGCGTCAAGCGCATCAGCGTCGGGTCGGCGCTGGCCCTGGCCGCGTATGGCGAGTTCTTCCGCGCCGCCGAGGAAATCCAGGAGCAGGGCACGTTCACCTTCACGCGCCGCTCGATGCCGTTCAAGCAGGCCAACCAATTATTCAAGGGTTGA